Proteins from a genomic interval of Ensifer canadensis:
- a CDS encoding CoA-transferase subunit beta, whose product MTDFTPNEMMTIAASRELSNDDVCFVGIGAPSAACNVARLTHAPDITLIYESGTVGTKPDVLPLSIGDGELCDTALFTVSVPEMFRYWLQGGRITTGFLGGAQIDKFANLNTTVVGPYDHPKVRLPGGGGAPEIASNCGRIFITMALSKRGFVEKLPFITSMGHGEGGDHRERLGMKTKGPTRIITDLCILEPDPVTKELTVVSIHHGVTRDQIVDNCGWPIKFAGEVIETPVPTEIELATLRDINARTKKAHQGNKEAA is encoded by the coding sequence ATGACGGATTTCACCCCCAACGAGATGATGACCATCGCAGCCTCACGAGAGCTTTCCAACGACGACGTCTGCTTCGTCGGCATCGGTGCGCCATCGGCCGCCTGCAACGTGGCGCGGTTGACCCACGCCCCCGACATTACGCTCATCTACGAAAGCGGAACCGTCGGCACCAAGCCGGATGTTCTCCCCTTGTCGATCGGCGACGGCGAGCTTTGCGATACCGCCCTCTTCACCGTCTCGGTGCCGGAGATGTTTCGCTACTGGCTGCAGGGCGGCCGCATTACCACCGGGTTTCTCGGCGGCGCGCAGATCGACAAGTTCGCCAACCTTAACACCACGGTCGTCGGTCCCTATGACCATCCGAAGGTCCGGCTGCCGGGCGGCGGCGGCGCTCCGGAGATCGCGTCGAATTGCGGCCGCATCTTCATCACCATGGCGCTCTCCAAGCGTGGATTCGTCGAAAAGCTGCCCTTCATCACCTCGATGGGTCATGGCGAAGGTGGCGATCATCGCGAACGGCTCGGCATGAAGACCAAGGGACCCACTCGCATCATCACCGATCTCTGCATTCTGGAGCCCGATCCGGTGACCAAGGAACTAACTGTTGTTTCGATCCATCACGGCGTCACGCGTGACCAGATCGTCGACAATTGCGGCTGGCCGATCAAATTCGCCGGAGAGGTCATCGAGACGCCGGTGCCGACTGAGATCGAACTGGCGACGCTTCGCGACATCAACGCACGCACGAAGAAGGCCCACCAGGGCAACAAGGAGGCCGCGTAA
- a CDS encoding CoA transferase subunit A, translated as MAKIVSLAEAIGDNVRDGDTVAMEGFTHLIPYAAGHEVIRQGRKDLFLVRMTPDILYDQLIGVGAARGMKFSWGGNPGVGSLHRFRDAVENQWPRPLEIEEHSHAAMANAYEAGAANLPFAMLRGYIGADLPKVNASIKQITCPFTSEVLAAVPAIRPDVTIIHAQRADRKGNVLIEGIVGVQKEAVLAAKRSIITVEEIVDELAPPSPNSVVLPTWAVTAVSQVPGGAFPSYAHGYYPRSNAFYIGWDEIARDRESFTAWIKENVLDAGPEDFARHAGRKPAKAA; from the coding sequence ATGGCGAAGATCGTTTCGCTCGCCGAGGCCATCGGCGACAATGTCAGGGATGGCGACACCGTTGCCATGGAGGGTTTCACCCATCTGATCCCCTATGCTGCCGGACATGAAGTGATCCGCCAGGGTCGCAAGGACCTGTTTCTCGTGCGCATGACGCCGGATATCCTCTATGATCAGCTGATCGGCGTGGGTGCCGCCCGCGGCATGAAATTCTCCTGGGGCGGCAATCCCGGCGTCGGCTCGCTTCACCGCTTCCGCGATGCAGTCGAAAACCAGTGGCCGCGGCCGCTCGAAATCGAAGAACATTCCCATGCGGCCATGGCCAACGCTTATGAGGCGGGTGCGGCGAACCTGCCGTTTGCGATGCTGCGTGGCTACATCGGCGCCGACCTTCCGAAGGTGAACGCGAGTATCAAGCAGATCACCTGCCCCTTCACGTCCGAAGTCCTGGCCGCCGTTCCGGCGATCCGGCCGGACGTGACGATCATCCACGCCCAACGCGCCGATAGGAAGGGCAACGTGCTCATCGAAGGCATCGTCGGCGTGCAGAAAGAGGCGGTGCTTGCAGCCAAGCGCTCGATCATCACGGTCGAGGAAATCGTCGACGAGCTTGCGCCACCGTCGCCCAACTCGGTCGTATTGCCCACCTGGGCAGTAACGGCGGTCAGCCAGGTGCCGGGCGGCGCCTTCCCCTCCTACGCCCACGGCTACTATCCGCGCTCGAACGCCTTCTACATCGGCTGGGACGAGATCGCCCGCGACCGCGAGAGTTTTACCGCATGGATCAAGGAGAACGTGCTCGACGCAGGGCCTGAAGATTTTGCACGACACGCCGGCAGGAAGCCGGCGAAGGCCGCTTGA
- a CDS encoding IclR family transcriptional regulator has product MRETDFVSGFARGLTVIEAFGETQQKLTITEAAKITGLDRATVRRSLLTLSELGYADYDGKFFSLTPKILRLGHAYLSATPLPTIVQPYLDQLSERAGQSASASVLDGTEIVYIARASQRRVMSISLMPGSRLPAYCASMGRVWLAALPEQQARDVLARSDLKANTPHTRTDTEELMAEIGRVRHQGYAIIDQELEIGLCSIAVPLQNDRNQIVAALNIGAPAAHVPAAEMVERYLPLLRETQAALRIVLR; this is encoded by the coding sequence ATGAGAGAAACCGATTTCGTCAGCGGTTTTGCCCGCGGGCTGACCGTCATCGAGGCTTTTGGTGAGACACAGCAGAAGCTGACGATCACCGAGGCGGCGAAGATTACCGGTCTGGACCGGGCGACCGTGCGCCGCTCGCTGCTGACGCTCTCGGAGCTCGGCTACGCCGACTATGACGGGAAGTTCTTTTCTCTGACGCCGAAAATCCTGCGGCTCGGCCACGCCTACCTCTCGGCAACACCTCTGCCGACGATCGTCCAGCCCTATCTCGACCAGCTCTCGGAGCGGGCAGGTCAAAGCGCTTCGGCTTCGGTTCTCGACGGCACTGAGATTGTCTATATCGCGCGCGCCTCGCAAAGGCGGGTGATGTCGATCAGCCTCATGCCGGGCTCCAGGCTTCCTGCCTACTGCGCATCAATGGGGCGCGTGTGGCTCGCCGCCTTGCCGGAACAGCAGGCGAGGGACGTGCTCGCCCGCTCGGATCTCAAGGCAAACACACCTCATACGAGAACCGACACGGAAGAACTGATGGCCGAAATCGGCCGCGTGCGTCACCAAGGCTATGCGATCATCGACCAGGAGCTGGAAATCGGTCTTTGCTCCATCGCCGTTCCGCTTCAAAACGATCGCAACCAGATCGTCGCGGCACTCAACATCGGCGCGCCGGCCGCCCATGTGCCGGCTGCTGAAATGGTCGAACGTTATCTGCCGCTCCTGAGGGAGACGCAGGCTGCCTTGCGGATCGTGCTGCGCTAG
- a CDS encoding sulfite oxidase-like oxidoreductase, translating into MTDEEPPTETKLTTTKRRWAAAGKFLTARAVRPEDERLPPGQHLVRDWPVLDLGQQPAIGVERWRLDVTGLVEQRLSLDWTAFKALPQSDSLSDIHCVTTWSRYDNRWQGVLTHDLLDLVMPKPEASHVMLTSYDGYTTNLPLADFASEHAILATDWEGKPISRTHGGPMRLVVPHLYFWKSAKWLTRIDFRAGDEAGFWERNGYHMRGDPWLEQRYSAD; encoded by the coding sequence ATGACCGACGAAGAACCCCCAACGGAAACCAAGCTGACGACGACGAAGCGGCGTTGGGCGGCGGCCGGCAAGTTCCTCACCGCGCGCGCAGTCCGGCCTGAGGACGAACGATTGCCACCGGGCCAGCACCTCGTTCGGGATTGGCCGGTGCTGGATCTCGGGCAGCAGCCCGCGATCGGCGTGGAGCGCTGGCGGCTGGATGTGACCGGCCTCGTCGAACAGCGCCTGTCGCTGGACTGGACAGCGTTCAAGGCATTGCCCCAGAGCGACAGCCTCTCCGACATCCATTGCGTCACCACCTGGTCGCGCTACGACAATCGCTGGCAAGGGGTCTTGACGCACGACCTGCTCGACCTGGTCATGCCGAAGCCTGAAGCGTCTCATGTGATGCTGACGAGCTACGATGGTTATACGACCAATCTGCCGCTCGCCGATTTTGCCTCGGAACACGCGATCCTTGCGACCGATTGGGAGGGCAAGCCGATCAGCCGCACCCATGGCGGGCCGATGCGGCTTGTCGTGCCGCATCTCTATTTCTGGAAGAGCGCAAAGTGGCTGACGCGTATCGATTTTCGAGCCGGCGACGAGGCCGGTTTCTGGGAGCGCAATGGCTACCACATGCGTGGCGACCCTTGGCTTGAGCAGCGTTATTCCGCTGACTGA